From the Mangifera indica cultivar Alphonso chromosome 10, CATAS_Mindica_2.1, whole genome shotgun sequence genome, one window contains:
- the LOC123227581 gene encoding bZIP transcription factor 18-like, translating to MENRDPPNPPPRGPYHRRAQSEVQYRLPEDLDLVSEPLFEGLGGSEDDLFCSYMDIEKLGSKPSTEDDPPKTDTANASVPSRPRHRYSNSVDGSTSSSSIMESIEAKKAMDPNKLAELWTNDPKRAKRILANRQSAARSKERKAHYISELERKVQTLQTEATTLSAQLTLFQRDTTDLSTENTELKLRLQAMAQQAQLRDALNEALKKEVERLKIATGEMMTPTDMYNLGMQHIPYSQSLYYQHQPQPGPGDSQIMQMPQSHPFQPNPSGPLPALLATAQSHAFSDTLQQDPLGRLQGLDINSRSSLLVKSEGPSISAGESSSTF from the exons ATGGAGAACCGAGATCCGCCAAACCCTCCGCCACGTGGGCCCTACCACCGCCGAGCTCAATCCGAAGTCCAGTACCGGTTACCCGAGGACCTGGATCTGGTGTCGGAACCATTGTTCGAAGGTCTTGGAGGATCGGAGGACGATTTATTTTGCAGTTACATGGATATTGAAAAACTCGGCTCCAAACCCTCCACCGAAGACGACCCTCCCAAAACCGATACCGCCAATGCCAGTGTCCCTTCCCGGCCACGCCATCGTTACAGCAATTCGGTTGATGGGTCCACTTCTTCTTCCTCAATTATGGAGTCTATTGAAGCTAAGAAAGCTATGGATCCTAACAAGTTAGCTGAGCTGTGGACCAATGATCCAAAAAGAGCTAAAAG GATTCTTGCTAATCGGCAGTCTGCTGCTCGTTCAAAAGAGAGGAAAGCACACTATATCTCTGAACTTGAGAGAAAGGTCCAGACACTTCAAACAGAAGCCACTACTCTATCTGCCCAACTAACACTATTCCAG AGGGACACAACAGATTTGTCCACCGAGAACACAGAGCTTAAACTTCGGTTACAGGCTATGGCACAGCAGGCGCAGTTACGTGATG CTCTGAATGAAGCACTAAAGAAGGAAGTAGAGAGGCTGAAGATTGCAACGGGAGAAATGATGACACCCACAGATATGTACAACTTAGGCATGCAACATATTCCGTATAGCCAATCGTTGTATTACCAACACCAACCACAACCTGGGCCAGGTGACTCCCAAATCATGCAAATGCCACAATCGCATCCATTTCAGCCTAACCCATCAGGCCCCCTTCCAGCTCTGCTAGCCACAGCCCAGTCACATGCCTTCTCAGATACGTTGCAGCAGGATCCTCTTGGCAGACTGCAAGGGCTTGATATCAATAGCAGAAGTTCTCTTCTAGTGAAATCTGAAGGCCCTTCAATTTCTGCCGGTGAAAGTAGCAGTACATTCTGA